The segment ttgaaaatgagtTATATGCAAATGATGACGATAGCAATTCGAGCAACCTCGAAATTGGAGAAGGGTCAAGCAGACGTGATGTCTTATATAATCTTttaattgaaagaaatataatataaagaaaatgtaaagttaaaataaaataaatgttcttatacatataactaactaactaactcactaactaactaactaactaactaactaactaactaactaactaactaactaactaactaactaaataactaactaactaactaatctatgtatgtgtattttgaGGGCAAATCTTAAACTTCACACAAACACTTCTCAAGATCCctggtacatacatatatttgaaaGTTTGTTCAATTAGGTGCACTGCGAATTTTATTAGTTAATTCTTTTCcaaagctttttttaacaaatcaagtttgtttttttcaatttcattttttttctcaatcaTCTGCTTCAATTCGCTAAAAAAATTCTGCCTCTGCATTTTTTTCTCCTCAGcttcttttgtttttagttccaatttcttttcataatatatttgcttatacgattttttttctttggggATTGCTCAAAACTTTCTTTTAATGGTTCAGTTGGGCCATGTCCCAATTGAAGTGTATGAGAATTGCTAATTATGGGGCTATCGCCATATATTTCATCCATTTCCTCCATATATGGAGGAATACATGGCGAAGCCCCAGTTTGTTTCGCGTTGTCCTTGGCTGATTTGTAAGCTGATAGTAAAGTCCTCATTCGGCTCTCTAAAGAACTTACCGTTGTTTTTGAAtcctaaaaaataattaaatgttttcatagatatgtacatacatataaagcaATTTTGAACACTTACCGTTAATCCTTGAGATACCATATCTTCCAAGACATTGGaataagcaaattttttttcttgtgtggTTGAATTCATCCTTCCTTGCATTGTAGCATTTGAGAAAGCCCAACGTTTCAGCTCTTGTCCAAACTTTTCGCCtatataaaagtgttaaataatttaacgaAAAATTACATTCTTTATTAAGAATATACTTACTTTTCAGAGAaagacattttttcaataaaattgatattttaaatttttttaaatttaattttctttttgacaGCTATTCACCAAAAAGTGatacactttatttttattggcAGCACTTTTATCGAAGTTAAATTTAACGTGTAAATTTTTACGTGTTAACTCCTAACGgctataaatttgaaatttatatgaaattaccCTTGAAAGTTAGAAACAAAACACAACTATTATATGTGTTTAAGTAATAacagaataatttaataataaatataataaaaccaaaacaaagttttattttcagtGTAAATGTCAGAAATCTGGATAGATACCACCCTAATAACTCAATCTCTCGATGCTCACTAAACTTGATtgcgttttttcttttttaacaaatgcaGCAACCGAAAacgtataaaatttacattaaaacctATAACAACGGCACATAAAGTCattataagtaaaattatataaaaactcctTTGTATGCGCTCGATTTcatcgaaaaatatttgttgatcaAAATAACCCCAAACTGAAGAATCATAATTCGATTTATACGAAATGTGAGTGGCaactaataaacaatttaaaatgagATAAACCAAGACTTTCTACAATAAAGAATAATTATAGTTACAACTTCTAGAAAAAAGCGTCATTATAACTTACATGAACAcgatttaacatttttgtaatttttacatttgaaaACCAGAACCAAGTACCGCAGGCATTAAAATAGCAATAAAAGCTAAGTGAAATGCAAATGCAACGatgtttaaataatgttaagTCCAATAATTTCTCATCATAGAAATCGGttagaaaataattgtataaactTAAACtctaaaaaatacaatacaaaattattaaatatataacttttaGATTGAATATGAATTCCTTACCCCTATTATTATTTCACCAATCGCTAATAATTCCTTGATGCTCAGAAACTTCATGCTAAAATAAgcgtttgaaattattaaatattaatctaattaaaaaaaaaaatattttatctaatatttaatatattttattgacaataaattttacaataaccGAAACGTTTTCcgtcgaaaacataaaattggctcTAACTTCGCGTTTATTTCATACTCAAATTccctgtaacttcgttaaaacgcctttaaattaaaaaataagtttatttcgtgatcactcatattttcctttaaaaatctattttgtgtttgaaaatataaaatcggcttcgttaaaacgcgtttaaattaaaaaataagcttatttcgtgatcactcatattttcctctaaaaatcgattttttgttcgaaaatataaaagcggttgtaacttcgttaaaacgcgtttaaaatgaaaaataagcttatttcgtgatcactcatattttccttcaaaaatccatttttgttcgaaaatataaaatcggctgtaacttcgttaaaacgcgtttaaattgaaaaataagcttatttcatgatcactcatattttcctctaaaaatcgatttttttgttcgaaaatataaaaacggctgtaacttcgttaaaacgcgtttaaattgaaaaataagcttatttcgtgatcactcatatttcctcTTATTTCgagatcactcatattttcctttaaaaatctattttgtgtttgaaaatataaaatcggctgtaacttcgttaaaacgcgtttaaattgaaaaataagcttattttgtgatcactcatattttcctctaaaaatcgatttttttgttcgaaaatataaaatcggctgtaacttcgttaaaacgcgtttaaattgaaaaataagcttattttgtgaatactcatattttccttcaaaaattgattttttgtttgaaaatataaaaacggctgtaacttcgttaaaacgcgtttaaattgaaaaataagcttatttcgtgatcactcatattttcctctaaaaatcgatttttttttcctctaaaaatcgattttttgttcgaaaatataaaaacggctgtaacttcgttaaaacgtttaaattgaaaaataagcttatttcgtgatcactcatattttcctttaaaaatcgattttttgttcgaaaatataaaaacggctgtaacttcgttaaaacgcgtttaaaatgaaaaataagcttattttgtgatcactcatatattccatcaaaaatcgattttttgttcgaaaatataaaatcggctgtaacttcgttaaaacgcgtttaaattgaaaaataagcttatttcgtGATCACTCATACTTTcctctaaaaatcgattttttgtttgaaaatataaaaacggctgtaacttcgttaaaacgcgtttaaattgaaaaataagcttatttcatgatcactcatattttcctctaaaaatcgatttttttgttcgaaaatataaaatcggctgtaacttcgttaaaacgcgtttaaattgaaaaataagcttattttgtgatcacacaTATTTTCCTCTaagaatcgatttttttgttctaaaatataaaatcggctgtaacttcgttaaaacgtattaaattgaaaaataagcttatttcatgatcactcatattttcctctaaaaatcgatttttttgtttgaaaatataaaatcggctgtaacttcgttaaaacgcgtttaaattgaaaaataagcttatttcgtgatcactcatattttcctttaaaaatcgattttttgtttgaaatcataaaatcggctgtaacttcgttaaaacacgtttaagtcgaaaaataagcttatttcgtgatcactcatattttccttcaaaaatctattttttgttcgaaaatataaaatcggctgtaacttcgttaaaacgcgttaatattgaaaaataagcttattttgtggacactcatattttctttcaaaaatcgattttttgttcgaaaatataaaaacggctttaacttcgttaaaacacctttaaattaaaaaataagcttatttcgtGATCACTCATAGTTTCCtctaaaaaacgattttttgttcgaaaatataaaaacggctgtaacttcgttaaaacgcgtttaaattgagaaataagcttaatttgtgatcactgatattttccttcaaaaatcgattttttgttcgaaaatataaaatcggctgtaacttcgttaaaacgcgtttaaattgaaaaataagcttatttcgtgatcactcatattatcctctaaaaatttattttttgtttgaaaatataaaaacggctgcaacttcgttaaaacgcgtttaaattgaaaaataagcttatttcgtgatcactcatattttcctctAAAGATCGattcttttttgaaaatataaaaacggctgtaacttcgttaaaacgcgtttaaaatgaaaaataagcttatttcgtgatcactcatattttcctctaagaatcgatttttttgttcaaaaatataaaatatgctgtaacttcgttaaaacgcgtttaaattgaaaaataagcttatttcgtGATCATTCATATTTTCCTCTAAAAATCGATCTTTTTgttcgaaaatataaaaacggctgtaacttcgttaaaacgcgtttaaattgaaaaataagtttattttgtgatcactcatattttcctctaaaaatcgattttttgtttgaaaatataaaatcgactgtaacttcgttaaaacgcgtttaaattgaaaaataagcttatttcgtgatcactcatattttcctctAAAAATCGATAGGCTATAACTTTGTTAAAacgtgtttaattaaaaaataagctttttccttaaaaaatctaaatctttTGGTCTAAAATGAAGAACTGActtgtaacttcgttaaaacgcgttgcataatttattttgtgACGATTAAATTGTCCtccaaaatcgatttttttgtttattgaccTATTTCGTGAGCGccaatatatttgaaatttcaataatttctattaacgaacattgaattattttttcttctttgcaTTGTAGTATatactttatttacaaaataagattttataattgcaattattaataatttttatttttaatttatctataaaattctacttaaaaaaactaaatcaataacagatttatttagaaaagaaaTCAATAATTTCATTCAACAAACTTTGAGGATAAACCTTAAGACTAAAAAAAGAAGTACTGGCTTAATTATAATTagttatattatacaaaaaagtttaaaaaacataacaattgCCAACTTATTTTGTACTAGTTAAAcgagtttaaatttaattaaataacaatatcaaattaataataagtaattattaaatgttaaaaattcaaccatttaatataaaatatttaaaatgtttctttatccAACCATTAGTCAacaatattatcaaaaatatattaaaaaactaaataggaAATTAggagaaaaaaatttgtgttatttgtttatataaagctatttattattaatattatttattaagttgtatgtatataagggCACCTTataatgaactagaaataaaaaacttaaatgcagtaaaatttaaaagaagaaattaataaacaaaaaatgagcTGGAATAGTACCAATTAGTGAAATCTTTCATAAGCCACTCTTAACTAATGAACACACGATTTATATATAACATTTGCGTTTTTTTCTCTAGATTTGTTTgtctttcaaaaacaattagaatattttgttcatttcaaatagttttccaaacttttagttaaaaaaatcaataaaaaaaggaattaaggaagttttcttatttaaatttatgatgtTTCTATGATCTTTAACGTTTGATTTTCTATTGACTAAATTTAATACTAATATTATTAACTCTAGTTTTCATATGATCTAAAATATCTTGGGAAAATTCCTCCAAAGTGGTATAATGACTCTTTTGGAAACTAAAAATATCGGCCAAAAAGCCCAACATTTGATCTCTAAAGTAATGGCAAATATCCTTCAAGTTTTCATCGGGTCCAAAAAAACCCCAAGCCATTAAGGGTGACAATTGTTCGGAGATGACATAGAAGTGGGCCATAAAACCATCGGGAAACTTAAGCATACGTTTCTTAGCCTTTAAAACAGACCATACTGCGGTGGTTAGAGCCTAAAAGCATAAATGtaggaataaaaatatatttcgttTTATGTTTAGTGGCAAGACAAACTTACTGTTTCTTTAAAACCATtagataaaaatcgattttgtacAACTGCAATAACACTTCCCGGTGGTGCATCTAAATCTCTAAATGAGTCTAATATTATGAAATCCAAACAGATGTCATAGAATGTCATGGCCTTGACATTGCGCTGTTCCAattctttttgtatttcaacCCAATTTGAGGGATCTTGTAAATAATTGATGAAATCCTCATAGCCAACCAAAAATTCTTTGGTATCTTTATCACCCAGACACAACAAATCGGTAAGTATTTGACGACCGGTATCAATTACCCATTGACCAATAGCTGGATcctaaaagaaatacaaatattttagaaattggcTGTGATCTTTAATTCAGACAACCTGTGTTTTCTAGAATTGATCATTATTGATCATGTGAACAcgtaaagaaattttacacttaccttaaacaaatattgaaaagcCAAACGCACACAATGCAATTTAGCCAAATATTCCGTTTCGTTGGAACAATGCACCAATTCACAGCGTATAGTACGACATGGTATGGGTGATTCTTCGTGCTGTTTTAAAGCTGCCTGATACAATGGATACTCCTCATATTCGGTATCGGCAAAACTATCAAATTCTCTCAAATCCGCCACTTGATCTAAGGCTGATGCAAAACTTTCCGCAGAATCGAAATTAGGATCGGAACCAGTACGACTCATACTTGTGGAACGCTGAGAATGTttatcatcatcagcaacatcCTCCAGAGCACGCCAATTATCCTCCTCGGCCTCCTCTATGGACGGTTCGTCGCGAAATAACACCGAACGTTGATCCAAAAAGAGTAATTCACTTTGTTCCTGCAAAGTATAGGCCATATCGAGCAGATTTTGTATTTCTCTACAAAATTCGGATTCTTCAGCTGTAGTGAGTATGGCGGGAACACCGCCTGGTGAATAATGAGCAGCTAAGGCATCCTCCCAGAAATTTATGACGGTATCCAAAGCTTCCATGCCCATAACACCCAATTGTTGGGCGGTCAATTGGGTGGTCATTATTCCAGGTTGACCTTGGTTAGAGGAAGACACTAGGGCCCCTGCACCTATAGAACCACTGGCCATGGACATACGATCAGATTGGGAGTATGCAATAGTAGAGCCCACTGGACTGCCAGAGCGGGCAGAGGCTTTAGAGCCGGCAATGGAAATCATATCATTGGGACTACGCATACTATTGCGTGTACGTCTTCCTGTGTATTTACGAGCACGACGTGGAGGACGTGGTGGCTTACGACGACGCAAGTATCTGGACATTACACCCAAAAGGGCCACACCAGCCGCTATAGACATAATAACCACCtgcaatatttgaaaatttaattaattaccgCTTTATAAAGTTGATATTTTATTTCCTTACCTTTTGTGTGGTGGACATACGTGCTGGAAATATACGTAGTTCTGACCATCTTATCGGTATTAAGCCACCCAACatcttgtaaatttaaataaatctccCTTTCAAAAGTGCCTTTTTAATACCTACACTGTATTTTCGCGGTAATTTGTTTATCAGTTTTTAGATGTTCTTATCAACAATTCCTACATTTTT is part of the Lucilia cuprina isolate Lc7/37 chromosome 3, ASM2204524v1, whole genome shotgun sequence genome and harbors:
- the LOC111674817 gene encoding mitoguardin, whose protein sequence is MLGGLIPIRWSELRIFPARMSTTQKVVIMSIAAGVALLGVMSRYLRRRKPPRPPRRARKYTGRRTRNSMRSPNDMISIAGSKASARSGSPVGSTIAYSQSDRMSMASGSIGAGALVSSSNQGQPGIMTTQLTAQQLGVMGMEALDTVINFWEDALAAHYSPGGVPAILTTAEESEFCREIQNLLDMAYTLQEQSELLFLDQRSVLFRDEPSIEEAEEDNWRALEDVADDDKHSQRSTSMSRTGSDPNFDSAESFASALDQVADLREFDSFADTEYEEYPLYQAALKQHEESPIPCRTIRCELVHCSNETEYLAKLHCVRLAFQYLFKDPAIGQWVIDTGRQILTDLLCLGDKDTKEFLVGYEDFINYLQDPSNWVEIQKELEQRNVKAMTFYDICLDFIILDSFRDLDAPPGSVIAVVQNRFLSNGFKETALTTAVWSVLKAKKRMLKFPDGFMAHFYVISEQLSPLMAWGFFGPDENLKDICHYFRDQMLGFLADIFSFQKSHYTTLEEFSQDILDHMKTRVNNISIKFSQ
- the LOC124418818 gene encoding uncharacterized protein LOC124418818 codes for the protein MKFLSIKELLAIGEIIIGSLSLYNYFLTDFYDEKLLDLTLFKHRCICISLSFYCYFNACGTWFWFSNVKITKMLNRVHKVLVYLILNCLLVATHISYKSNYDSSVWGYFDQQIFFDEIERIQRSFYIILLIMTLCAVVIGFNVNFIRFRLLHLLKKKKRNQV